One Henriciella litoralis genomic window carries:
- the metG gene encoding methionine--tRNA ligase — translation MTNNGSRRILVTSALPYINGVKHLGNLAGSMLPADIYARFQRLRGHDVLYICATDEHGTPAELAAQAAGIDVRAYCDEQHEIQKKAGDDFLLSYDHFGRSSGEENARLTQHFANVLEANDLIEERVMEQVYSVDDGRFLPDRYVEGTCPHCAFEKARGDQCDNCGRLLDPVDLINPYSAVSGSKNVEIRETRHLFLQQSKMQDTIREWIEAATDWPPLARSIALKWLDEGLRDRAITRDLSWGVPVLNPDGSVREGFENKVFYVWFDAPIEYIGATEEWAKINGEPDAWRRWWRTDEGADDVEYVQFMGKDNVAFHTVGFPVTILGSKEPWKLVDSLKAFNWVTWYGGKFSTSNKRGVFMDQALDLLPADYWRWYLTSNAPEGSDAAFTWEGFQSAINSDLANVLGNFVNRITKYCASKFDGKVPDAGEPGDAEAWIAAELETRLPQLVQHYENMEFRKAAAETRAIWAAGNEYLTKAEPWVKYKTDVDAAAIGVRTGLNLAALFGIIAQPIIPEAAAMILDALGVPNDRRTMTPEALSDVSALLDALPRGHEITPPDVLFRKIEDEQVAEWTERFGGEPA, via the coding sequence ATGACCAATAATGGCTCTCGCCGAATACTTGTTACCTCTGCCCTGCCCTACATTAATGGGGTCAAACACCTCGGTAATCTTGCCGGGTCCATGTTGCCGGCAGACATATACGCGCGGTTTCAGCGGCTTCGCGGCCATGACGTGCTCTATATCTGCGCGACCGACGAACACGGCACCCCGGCAGAACTCGCGGCGCAGGCCGCTGGCATTGATGTGCGCGCCTATTGCGACGAGCAGCACGAGATCCAGAAGAAGGCCGGCGACGACTTCCTTCTGTCCTACGACCACTTTGGCCGGTCATCCGGCGAAGAGAATGCGCGACTGACGCAGCATTTCGCCAATGTCCTGGAAGCCAATGACCTGATCGAAGAACGCGTGATGGAGCAGGTCTATTCGGTCGATGATGGCCGCTTCCTGCCAGACCGCTATGTCGAAGGGACCTGCCCGCATTGCGCGTTTGAAAAGGCGCGCGGCGACCAGTGCGACAATTGCGGACGCCTGCTGGACCCTGTCGACCTGATCAATCCCTATTCCGCGGTTTCGGGCTCCAAAAATGTCGAGATCCGCGAAACGCGGCACCTCTTCCTGCAACAGTCGAAGATGCAGGACACCATCCGCGAGTGGATCGAGGCGGCGACAGACTGGCCGCCACTCGCGCGCTCCATCGCTCTGAAGTGGCTGGACGAAGGCCTGCGGGACCGTGCGATCACGCGCGACCTTTCCTGGGGCGTTCCTGTGCTCAACCCGGATGGTAGCGTACGCGAAGGCTTTGAGAACAAGGTGTTCTATGTCTGGTTCGACGCGCCCATCGAATATATCGGCGCAACCGAAGAATGGGCAAAAATCAACGGTGAACCGGACGCCTGGCGGCGCTGGTGGCGCACAGATGAAGGCGCAGATGATGTCGAGTACGTACAGTTCATGGGCAAGGACAATGTCGCTTTCCACACGGTTGGCTTCCCCGTCACCATTCTAGGCTCAAAGGAGCCGTGGAAACTGGTCGACAGCCTGAAGGCGTTCAACTGGGTCACCTGGTATGGCGGCAAGTTCTCCACCTCAAACAAGCGCGGCGTCTTCATGGACCAGGCGCTCGACCTGCTGCCGGCTGACTATTGGCGGTGGTATTTGACGTCGAATGCGCCGGAAGGGTCCGACGCGGCCTTTACATGGGAAGGCTTTCAGTCGGCGATCAATTCAGACCTTGCCAATGTGCTTGGGAATTTCGTCAACCGCATCACCAAATATTGCGCGTCGAAGTTTGATGGCAAAGTGCCGGACGCCGGTGAGCCGGGCGACGCCGAAGCGTGGATCGCGGCGGAACTGGAAACGCGCCTGCCACAGCTCGTACAGCACTATGAGAATATGGAGTTCCGCAAAGCAGCGGCTGAAACCCGCGCGATATGGGCGGCCGGAAACGAGTATCTCACCAAGGCTGAGCCGTGGGTGAAGTACAAAACCGATGTCGACGCCGCTGCAATCGGCGTACGCACGGGCCTGAACCTGGCGGCTCTCTTTGGTATCATCGCCCAGCCGATCATTCCGGAAGCGGCCGCAATGATCCTCGACGCCCTTGGCGTGCCAAAT
- a CDS encoding DUF1761 domain-containing protein: MPRLAKVNLVGVLIAAIVIYFLGFIWYGLLFSEPYMNGVGIFFNEAGDSISLLTADGLQNRSMEEAEPLWMLGGFVIPLVLAFGLGWHMQQRQVRTLGAAAMFGLWLSLLIGVPLMAYDLIYTPWHSVPGFLTDASHTVVTFVAGCIVMSFFN; this comes from the coding sequence ATGCCACGACTTGCCAAGGTAAATCTGGTCGGCGTCCTGATCGCCGCAATCGTCATCTATTTTCTGGGCTTCATCTGGTACGGGCTTCTATTCTCAGAACCCTACATGAATGGTGTCGGGATCTTTTTCAACGAAGCAGGCGACAGCATTTCCCTGCTGACTGCAGATGGTCTTCAAAATCGCTCCATGGAGGAAGCCGAGCCGCTCTGGATGCTCGGCGGTTTTGTCATCCCGCTCGTCCTGGCCTTCGGACTGGGCTGGCATATGCAGCAGCGGCAGGTCCGCACGCTTGGGGCTGCCGCGATGTTCGGGCTCTGGTTGTCCTTGCTGATCGGTGTGCCCCTGATGGCATATGATCTGATCTACACACCCTGGCACTCGGTACCGGGCTTTCTGACCGACGCGTCTCACACAGTGGTGACCTTCGTCGCAGGCTGCATCGTGATGTCGTTCTTTAACTAG